The genomic stretch TAGGCTGTGTTTAGATTGATAGAATCAGATGCAGAGGAGCGGTATGAGATGGAATGAAATAGTATTATCTTATATTCCATCTTTTATCACCATATTTCTTCCCTACGTGAAATGAAGAATttgtattgttttattttaaaattttcgaaCAATGAAATAGAATTTTCATTCCGCGCTCTGATCCATTTTGATCAGTTTATTTGATATCCAAACAATACATTAAGAAAAAGTTGAGATACTTACACTTATGCTTCCATCACCAACAAGACCATGGAACAAAACTCCCCATCCAGGTAAGTCATCTGAGATTCTTCTTGTCATCCACAATATTATTAATAACTATATTATTAACCACATTACGAAGTTAAATCCTtgtaaaacaaattaaattactttataattATGATCCGATCACGACAATTAAATTATTACATGTGTTTGAATACCAATtagaaaatcaaatcaatttgaaaaccacattccaataatttatttaatcaattaatctattaagataaaatagttaaaatttcTAGTTGGACATACCCCAAAAACACATAACACCATCTTTTCAGCAAAACTCATGGGACCTGCAAAAATCCGGAACATAGTGAGTTACAGCTACATTCACTTTAGGAGCAAATTGAAataattttgtcatttttatttcaaaaaatgaAAACTACATAAAAGATATTAATGAACATTTTTTTTAGGATGTcagaaaaaatgagattttaaatAATGTTGAAATTTTGTGACATCGCAGTCAGCGTGAAAAACGTGATATAGAAAAGTGATCCATCAATTACGTACGTTACTATTTGTAAAAGGAATAATACAGATAGATTGAAATCATCTTTATTATGCCACCCTCTTTTTTGTGAATAATTTCTTAACTAGTATTACACTGGTCTATTCTTACTTCCTGGTTTTTTGTTTGGTTCTATTATAGAAAATTTTGGATCCTAAAAATCTTTTCTGTGAAGGTGAAGAAGTGTATTGACATCCTCCTAAAATCTATTGGATTATGTGTATTCAGGACCGTCTTTGAAGACGTGCAAGACGGATTATCGCACAGCGTCTTAAAATTTTGACGGTTAAACCGTAACTAAATATGGTCTCATAAATCTTTATCACTATTGTTAAATAGAACCTCTAATTATTTTGTTAGGGTTGAACTATGACTAACCTACACAGGACTTCAACAATTTGAGACGATTCTGTGTGTAATATTGATGGTGCTGCTCTTAATTTCCTAGGGGTGGCTGCTTGTAGTCACTCTTAGTTGTTTGTTAAGCATTTATGTATTACTTACATTTTTTATGTGATCATAACCAATAAAATTGCTTATTTCGGAGGTTTGCATTTGCTATGATTAGAGATTGACTCAGGGGATTAATTTTGATAGTAAAATTTCTTCCATGCTTTCGTTGCACTTGAGAATTAAATAGCTAAATTTTATTCAGCTTACTAAAAAGATGAACTTAATTATCTCAAATTTATCATGAAAGAAATCAATATGACAATAATATTGTTAATATTTATTGAATTACTAGAAAGATGACTTTTATTATCTCttctaatatttataatatttttttctaaaaatagatATTATTTTCCTAAATATAAATTCTGTTAAGTATATTTTAGGAGGGCTACACTATTTTTCCTTTCATGtggtttttttaatgatttataggTCAATGTTATTAATAAAGCAGTtgtgtttttttatattaattcctACTTAAATTTTGGTTTAGTttcccaaatattttttattcgttttttttatttttaatggtcTTTAAAAAATAGTCTGTTTTTAAAGTAAAGTTAAAGACGTGTTGGTatatttttatacaatcttgTTAATTTGGTGTAACAAATAACCAAAAGTAAATTAACAGTAATTAACCAAAACGACAATGAAGCAGAAAGGGAGGAAACAACATGGGTAGGAAAAGCCATTTTTTATAGTTTCCTTTTGAAAAATTTCCTCtctgttttctttctttctcatgcCAACCCATTAATAAAaccttaatatattttttatttaataacgtGACAACTAAGATATTCACGTGACAAACTTGTTTAACATGCGGTATTGTCTAAGTGAATTGTAActatattttatcaaaatttaatgCATGTATCATCAAATGCATAGATAAAAAATGAtcaaaatacttttaaaattataatcaaaatattcaaatgtTGAGTAGAAAAACTTACCAAGAGCTTCAAGATCCCTCTTCAAATGTGCTCGATCCAAATAATCAGACAAAACCCTACTCGACCCTTTTCGAACATAAAGCAAACAAAGTATAATCCAAAAGCATATAAGCAAAAAAACAGCCACAGGGAACCCAAAGAAAAACCAACTGTTGAAGCTTATTGGTTTTGCTTCTGGGACAAGACTCTTCCACATTCCAATTATGATCAAGTTCACACCGGTTCCTGTTAAAGTGCTCATGCCGCCAATTGGTGTAGCGTAAACCACGGTTAAAATCACAGCTCTACTGAACTTGTTCATTAATTCAGATTGTTCGTGTGTCGGTGGTAGCCGGTGTAAGATTCCGGTTGCCACCGGCATCATCATTACTGCTGCGGCTACGTTGTGTAACCACATGCTGACAAAGAATGTGGTTGCACATAGACCTAGTAGTAGCATTGCTGGATTTAATGGATCGCCACAAAATATTAAGGTTACCTGTTAAGTAAGTAATACAACATGTCACTATAAATTTTAGCAAAATTATGTAGCAAGTCGTCAAATTAATCAAATtgcataacaaaaataaaaagtcaaattaatcaaattgcataacaaaaataaaaatagggaATGTGAGAATTAAGTTATTGAAGAGGCCTTTGAGAATTAgctataactttttttttttgaaaaagacgTCTAATTGGATAAGAGTATGGGTATTTTATATAAACTATTGACcttgatttttaaataatatgAAACTTTTAAGATATACGAAAACAATACATGTGAGTACATGTTACTTAAAGTgtcttgttttctttttcttcatattttggcAAGTCGGACTTAAATTAGGGTTGCAAAACAAATCCGACCCGCAAAACATGTATGTTTGACCTACTTTTTTACGAATCTGATTAAAACTTTAGCTTTGCACcctttaatatacctatttcgCTAAACCTCGTTTTTTTACAGCCTTCTGCAAAGGCGAATGTGCAAGAGTTCTTGCAATTTTTAGTTTTTAGGATTCAAATCCTACATGTTTTCCTCGTCCTGTCCCATTTTCATTTTTCAGCGAGACGAAACAAAATTTTAGACATACACCTACAACTAAATCTAATCTACAATATTTATGTGCAAGAAACAAAAATTTTAGATCAGCACTATCAATTATGTCTAGAGCGCTCTATTATattattttgcattcttttacaAAGCGGGCATCACCAATTTCTCAATCCTAATTTGAATGAATGAGTTGAGGGGACATGTCACTTCGCCCCCTAGGTGCCACGTGCTAGTTTTTCAATGTCAATCATGGCATGCCAAGTTGGCCATATAAttaaatactataaaatattacTAAAACATACTCCACCATTTTTCTGCCACCTAACAATCTAAATCAACATTAATGagtatgataaaaaaaaaaaattcaagagaataaaaataaaaaattatctgtCATCAATGAGAAAAGTCCatctttcaattatatttttatcaGCCAACAACattgatcaatcatatcttcAATGAAACATTTCCACAAAGATTTCAAgacaaaaacataaaacaaaaccgaccaaatcataataaataaattaaatcaagaaAACAATTTCTAAATCACTCAATCATATACATAATAAACTACTAATTAATTTTCATCTAAGGAATTAAAAATTATTACTCACATTCAAAGCCAATCTTCTATGAACATTATATCTTTCCACAGCAAGAGCAAGGATAAAACTTCCCAAAACAAGTGTGATCACATCATCCATATAAGAATGAGCAACAGTATCAGCTGAAGAGATTCCAAAGAGAGGAAACAAGAACAAAGGACACATGGAAGTAACAGGAAGTGGAACAGCCTCAGTGATCCACCAAGTGAAAACCCAAGCAATCACACCAAGCATCTTTGTGCTTGTGGCAGGAGCATCAAGCTTCACTAGGAGACAAATAAGTAAGGACAATAAAGGTCCTAAGATTATGTAAAAGTTTTTAAGGTTGAAAATTGATGATGTGATTGTGAAGGAGTTGTTTTGTGTTTGATGGATTGGTTCATGATGAAGAGGGAGAAGTGGTGCTTTGAGAATGGGGGATGATGGAGTTTGTTCATCAGACATGTTTGGAGAAATCAATGGTGGCTATGGTTGGAAAGGACAAGTTTGTTTGGGAGATGTGGGGCTTTTATTCATGAATTATTTGGTtttccttttattattatattatatattaggtATAATATGTCAAATTTCCAAATTGTTCATATGAAAAGGAAATTTATCAGTAAAAAAACGTGTAGGTGTAtatcatttaaataaatttattttaaaaattaataaaaattatatattattggaTGAGATTAAGAGTTATTGATTAAACAATTTacatttgacattttttattttctatgtcACATAGGGGTGGCAATAAAATCCATAAACACAATATTTATTCAATTCATTCACTAAAATTTATTCAATTTATCTATTATGTAAAATATTAGTTAATGGATTTGATTCAATCCATCTATTTAGACACATAGATGAATTCAATCCATCTCacacattttaaaaatttaatggattattttttattttattttaaatttaatggataatttttattataaagtatatttattcaacaaaatattattttttaaatttaaaaagataATAATTTAAATCTCACTTATTTTACTTCAAAAAAATTCTTGATACTCCAAATTAAATCTTATGCAATTTAATACAAATAGTGTAGATTTATTTTTAAAGCCAGTATCTGACCCCGCTTCGGAGTCATTTATaacatcaaatgatttcagtCTCATCTTGATTGCAGTTGTCCGATTCGAGGGTCAAGTCTGTCGTCAAGTGGTTTCAGCATCCTCCTTATCGCGGTTGCGGGGATCAAATCATAGTCCTCCCTACCGTGTCAAGCGTCAATCACAATTGAACCAACTTATCTTAATTTAATTTGTTCacattaaaaatacaaaattgaaaTCGTAAAATTACCTTTTTAActtagttttaatatatatatatatatatatatatatatatatatatatatatatatatatattaattgtctTTTACATACACACCATATTACAGAGGACATATTTCTGCAAGAAGATAACAAATGAATATGTATTAgaataaattgattttaatttgttgGGATTAAACTCAaatctttgagtaattccttatcactACACAATGACAATGAAGAGAACAAGAAAGAAAATTGGAAAAACAAAGGATTAGGgtttacaaaaatataaaagaaagtaaatgatgattttctgcgcagagtttctctctgcccataaACTGTGAAAACCctcttattcacttgcaactacaaattctgtgaatactCAACTTATTACAAAATAGGGGTTtctccctctatttatagtttaATGTTgttttctccctaagccaaagcccaaaactacaaaagcccaaaatacctaatgTTGCTAACACTACAAAATTGGGCCTAAGTCAAAATGCCTGTCAAGACAACTCCTTCGACATTTCGACACACACTAGGCTAGACTATTTTGACACAACCTTCCTTCTGTCGAGCAACCTGCTTCGACGcaaggaattacaatttaacacaccacctaatttatTGTGTCTAAgttatctacattcatcatagctcttagtttTCTGAATACTTCGACATGCTCCCCATTCGTCGTGATGTTTGCAATCTGGTTATCAGTTAtgcagtgttccaaattcatcttccctttaggCTACCTTCTCTCGAAGAtagtggaacctcatttcgatgtgcttgcttatgccatgtgctatcgggttcttcaTCAAATTGATAGTTGACATGTTGtcatcttcatggtaattgctacATGATCTTATGTTATAATCTCTTCGACCagattcaccatccatgttgcatGACATGCACAAAAAGAAGCATATATTTACTCTACTTCACACGACgatagtgccactactggttcTTTTCTCAAAATCCAATCAATTGGTGCTCCACCTAACATTAACACTTAACCAGCTGTGGATTTTtatcctcagcatcactacaccaacttgagTCGGTGGAACCCACTAACTTGCATTCTTTTCCCTTATCGGCTGCATGAAACAAAATTCCATAGTTGAGAATTCCTTTTagataccttagtatcctcttcGTCGCTGCTAAATGTGATACCCTTAGCTTTTGAATTATTCTACTCACCATACCCACattgtatgctaagtcaggccttgtgtgacaaaggtaccaaaatgacccaataagtcttctatattgggttgggtcgacatcatcTTTATCTGGTTCTTTCGACAGTTGCAGTCTTAATTATGCAAGTGTCAAAGTcgattgcattcttccatctcaaatctcttgagaatttcacttggaTACCTTCTTTAATGCATTatcaagcctctactactcttgttGAATTCGATGCCAAGAAAATATGAAATATCTCCCaaatcagaaatttcaaattccttattgagatcacctttgaagtcttTGATCTCGTTCTTACAGCTACCAATTattaacaagtcatcgacatagaaaCATGGTATAAGCAATTctctcttgcttcttcttacatatactccatgtttatttgtgcacttcacaaattatTTCTCCCTT from Vicia villosa cultivar HV-30 ecotype Madison, WI linkage group LG4, Vvil1.0, whole genome shotgun sequence encodes the following:
- the LOC131595394 gene encoding tonoplast dicarboxylate transporter-like yields the protein MSDEQTPSSPILKAPLLPLHHEPIHQTQNNSFTITSSIFNLKNFYIILGPLLSLLICLLVKLDAPATSTKMLGVIAWVFTWWITEAVPLPVTSMCPLFLFPLFGISSADTVAHSYMDDVITLVLGSFILALAVERYNVHRRLALNVTLIFCGDPLNPAMLLLGLCATTFFVSMWLHNVAAAVMMMPVATGILHRLPPTHEQSELMNKFSRAVILTVVYATPIGGMSTLTGTGVNLIIIGMWKSLVPEAKPISFNSWFFFGFPVAVFLLICFWIILCLLYVRKGSSRVLSDYLDRAHLKRDLEALGPMSFAEKMVLCVFGLLIILWMTRRISDDLPGWGVLFHGLVGDGSISVLAAVLLFIIPNMKQSGEKLMNWNECKKLPWNLILLLGAGFAIADGVESSGLADVMSKALEFLKHVPYLAIVPTVTLLCSIITEFITSNDATATLLVPLLYNIARTMHVHPLLLMIPGGIATEFAFWLPTSTPSNVVGFATGHIEIKDMLKVGLPLKVAGISVLSLLMPTLGSIVYGTNYGA